The window CGAAACCCGATTAGCTCAGCCTGACTGATATTGCTCTGATCTTTCTTCGCGTACAGGAACTGATAAATCCAGTGACGGCCTCCTTTGGCCAAAACAATCGATCGATGACGGTTGGCATTCAGACGCTTCTTCCAAACCCCGCCACCGAGATTGTCAGCTTGGCCATTGAGCATCTCAGTGAATGCCTC of the Pseudomonas sp. MAG733B genome contains:
- a CDS encoding type II toxin-antitoxin system RelE/ParE family toxin; this translates as MSPRLFKTKRFAMQAAKAWIGDDELREAFTEMLNGQADNLGGGVWKKRLNANRHRSIVLAKGGRHWIYQFLYAKKDQSNISQAELIGFRKMAKTYEGLTALQVQYLLDTKEFMEITYE